The genomic segment gcccagtacaatacatcgtttaatttcttgattgctgcttccataggcattaatggtggatccaagtaaaatgaaagccttgacaacttcagccttttctccatttatcataatgttgcttattggtccagttgtgagtatttttgttttatttatgttgaaatGTCATCCCtactcaaggctgtagtctttgatcttcgtcaataagtactttaagtcctcttcactttcaacaagcaaggttgtttcatctgcagaTCGCaaactgttaatgagtcttcctccaatatgttgccacattcttcttcatatagttcagcttctccggttatttgcttagcatacagactgaataagtatggtcaaaggatacaaccctgatgtgtaCCTTCCATGATTTTAAACTGGgaagtatccacttgttctcttccaaagattgcctcttgatctctgtgcaggtttctcatgagcaaaattaagtgttctggaattcctaatttttgcaatgttttccataatttgttgtgatccacacagtccaatgcctttgcatagtcaacaaaacacaagtaaatatcttcctattattccctgctttcagccaaggtccatttaaaatcagcaatgatatacctcgtccacatactcttctgagtccagcttgaatttgtgACAGTTCCCCATGGATGTACTGCTGTAAttccttttgaattatcttcagcaacattttacttgttgTGATAGtataatattgtttgatgatttctgcattcttttggatcacctttcttcagaatgggcacaaatatggatctcttctagttggcttgccaggtagctctctttcaaattttttgacataaatgagtgagcacttctagcactgctctattgaaacatttcagttggtatttggttaattcctggagccttgtttttttgccattgccttcagtgcagctaaaatgttttcttccaataccatcagttcttgataatatgctacctagcgaaatggttgaatgctgaccaattctttttggtgtaataactctgtgtattcctcccattttcttttgatgcttccttcgttgatcaatattttgcacatagaatccttcaatattgcaacttgagacttatATTGTGCTAATGGACTATAATTATCAAATTAATAGAAGCAAATGCACATTTTTgattgtttattttctgattacTGTGGGACTACCACTTGATCCAAGGCTTCTTGTCTGTGGCTTACAACTTTATTATGTGATTAtgataaaaaataacatttttggaATATTTTTATACACATAAGGAGGAGAttacagaaaatgaacaaaatgaaagaaaatgggcAGATCAATATGATTTGCCTGTAATATGGGAGGATGGGTGAATAAGGCCAAAAgtcacttctggaaatgtcatgAGACATTTACAACATATGCCCAAGCATGCAAAGCCAGAAAGTTTACTTATTTCTGCAAGTTATATATGTGGAcacattatttgtgaaaaaaatatGAAACCATTCTGAAAGGATAAATATTTAAATTGCAATAGAAGTTGCAGTTCAAAACATTCAGTGACATAAACACAGaattaaaatattagaattaatgtAATAAACAGGTTAATCTGCACAACTATCAGGTAGAACTTTTTAAGGTCACCCAGAAGGTTCATACTTACTGTTTGGATCAGCAGCAGTCCGAACGCACTTTGCAGCGGGTGTCTATTAAGGATGACTTTTGGTCCTGTGGCTGGCTAAAATGGTCAGGAGGATGACATCGGTCTAGGGATTGCTCACTATTGGTGTCGATTTCACACACCTTGTGCAGGACATAAAGTGGAGGGCAATACTAAAGATTAGGGGGTCACTTCCATCCCCTTCTTCCTAAAATAAATTGTCTGCTGTTTCTCAACTGAGTTCAAATCTCCCTTCCATGTCCTGAACCAAACATTGTATAATAGTAATAAGCCTATGCTCTTTTGaaaattttatctgagatttgcGTATAACAGGACCTGTAACGTAAGATTTTATTGTGGTATGAGCTGCACTGAATTGTGCAAAGGAACTTGGGACTGAGTGCCATTCCAACTGCTTTGAAGTCttcaatattaaaatatattctagTTTTATTGAGTCTATGTCCCATTTACTGTCAGTTACCACTCTTTCTGCAGATGACTGGATTCTTTCCCTCCTCCCATTCTCCTTTTGTGGAAGAGAATATCTATGATTTGTTTTTAACATCTCtatgaatatatttaaaataccCTCATTTGCTGATTAGCATTTGAGCAGGCAGGACACAAAAATATGCAGATCCAGTGATATCAGGCAAGATTTATTTGGGTTCAGCGAGTTCTCCATTATTCTGTAACTTTAAACAAAGCACACAATGTACTTGTCTGTCCACTCAATCAGTTTGCAATGTCCTTTTTAAACAATCAGATCCATTTTTAAGCAACCTACTAAGGAGAACAAATAACCAAAAAGCTTCAACCAGCACCACAACAATGAAACACCATGTATTTGAATGGGAATGCTATTCTTAAAATGTTCCCAGTTTATCAAATATTGGGTTTTTCCTACTTATGTTCAAATTTAAGCAAACATTTCTATGAAAAAAACCTTTGCAATTAATCAAATATTGCATAgaacatatttatactaaaaaattaaTCATTTTCTAAATCTGAAATTTAAACATAATTTTGTATCCTGTATTTCTTCTGACAGTCATAATTCTAATAGATTGTGGGAGATGAGAAATGAAGTTTTCAGATATAAAAAATCCCTCTTCCCTTGCAGTATCCCAATGGCAATAGCAGCTCATACAAATAAGATAGAATTGGGATACATATTTGATTAATAGGATTTATACACTGAAAACAGCATAAGGACCCAGGGAACTCTAGATAACAAAGGAAATAACAAATCGTTGTGGTTAACTTGAAAGGGCTTAGCTGTGAGTGACCATAAGAGCATCTACAGTCAGGATGCAAGACTCATGGGAAATTATCAAGATCCAGGTGATAATTAAAATGAAAGACAGTTGTTACATGCTCACCTTTATTGAACAAGCAAAAATCTTCCAACTTGATCCTTCTCTGTCTTGAGAAGAAAGAATTTATGTTTGTTTTCCCTCTTTGTGATATTATCTGTGGAAGAAGTAAGTAATTCGTGAATTGCATCCAAATCATCTGAgagacttaaaaaacaaacaaacaaagaaacaaacaaaaaaaaaaaccttgacatGCCTGTTAATTATCTAGGACAATTTACATATTCCCCAGTGGGAAAAGTTAAGGTGCAATTTAAGGAAAGTAGCAAAACAACTTAAGGTATCTGTATAGTGCTCTAGAGACCTTCATGATGTAAAGATGCTCATGAATATACTCAGTGATTAAAggtacaatggaaaaaaaatcagatgtaaGTTCAATCTTGATAAATCTGGAACATTTGCAAAGTCGTTATGGATGTAATGACATTATTGTTATGACATAGGGTTTATTTTAACTTCATTACTCAAAGAAAATGTCTAAAAGACACTGCGTTATCATTATATTATTTAACCCATTCACATAAAGCAGATATTAAACAAAACCAAGCCCCTGgagaggattctgactcatggtgaccccacgtgtctcACAGTAGGattgctccacaaggttttcttgactgtattcTTTATAGGAGCAAATTGTGAGTCCTTTCTTCTTGGTGTAGCTTGTTAGGTACAAACCACAaaccttaggttagtagtcaattgCAAACAAAGAGCACAACCCAGGGACAATGAGATAAATATTACTATTCCCATTTGCAGAGCACACTGATCCCAGTTAAACTACATAATTTGCCTAAAGTCAAAGAATCACTACTACAGCATTTGAACTTAATGTCAGATTTCTTCAGATCCACATCACTAAGTGAGtgataaataatgttttattagCCCCAATCTCCTGTTCTTCAACATGGTAGCCCAGAGCCGTCAGCTTTGAGAGGCAACCCCATCCTCTTGGCCTACCAGAACGTTAACCTTACACTTAAGAAAGGAGGTAGTTGAGACCTGACTCTTTGTAACTTAGGAGgcaattttttccctcttttgaaaCCTGGGAGGGGGTAGCTCTATCCTTGGAAATAGATGTAGCCAcctccaacagttctgctgatctttgAACTTAGAAGAAATGTTCCTTCTTTTTCTTGAAGGACAACAGATATTTGAAACCAAGCTGATCCATTGGCCTGCTTCCTTTCTGTAGAATTCCAGGAGGTAGGCAACTTTCCTTCCTTTTGTCCTGTCTCCGTCCCTTTCAATCTAAGCTGAAGGAATTTCTGCTAGGGTGGTTGATTAGATCCATTTGTCACAGATATAGTGTCTTTAGCAAAATATTGTGTAGACACTTTCTCGATGAAAGAATTCCAGGACACatttccttagtttgtacaacagaattttccaaatctttaagttctagTTTCATTTGAAAAGTTCCtttttaagtctatctctttCTTTAAACATTTGTTTATAATACAttatgtcttctcaagctgctctttgaaatcttctgttcccctcttttccttcattatttcttccattagctttagctgttctacattcaagggcaagtttcagtgtctcttctgacatcctttttttttttttttccctgtctttttaatgaccttttctttctttgagcattatgtccttgatgtcatcccacaactcttctggtctttcatCATTAATTCTTAGAgggtcaaatgtattcttgagatggtctctaaattcaggtgggatatattcaaggtcatattttggctcttgtagacttgttttaattttcttcagcttcaacttgaacttgcaaatgagcaactGGTAATATTTTCCACAGATGGCCagtggccatgttctgactgacgaaattcagcttctccatcgtctcttctCACAGATGTATTCTATTTGATTTCTATATATTCCATccagtgaagtccatgtgtatggtcactgtttatattgctgaaaaaaggtattcgcaatgaataagtcattgacctcttaaaattttatcatgagatctctagtgttgtttctgtcaccaagaccctATTTTCCGATTGCCTATCCTTCttggtttccagcttttgcattccaatcattaataatgatcaatgcatcttgattgcaaatttgatcaatttcagatggagaaactgataaaaatcttcaatttcttcatctttccattagtggttggtgcataaatttgaataatatttatattaactggttttcattgtaggtatatagatattatcctaacacAGACAGTGTTAAacttcaggatagctcttgaaatgttctttttgaaaatggATGTGATGCCATTTtgcttcagtttgtcattcctggcatagtagaccatacaattgtacaatttaaaatggctgataccagtccatttcagctcattaatgcctaggatattaatctttatgtgttccatttccttttaggtgacttccaattttcctagattcacacatCATACACTCCACATTGTaatttattaatggatatttgcagctatttcttctcattttggatcTTGCCACCTGAGCAAATGAAGCTCCTGAAAGCTATATTCCACCCACATTATTCAGGTCAACTCTATTTAAGGTAGCAGCTCTTccttagtcatattttgagtgatttcaaacctgaggagctcatcatctggcactacatcagacaatgtcctactactattcataaggttttcacctgccaattttttcagaagtagatcatgaggtCCTTCTTGCTATTCTGttttagactggaagctctgttgaaacttgtccaccatcgGTGACCCTGatagtgtttgaaataccagtggcataacttctagcatcatagcaactcacaagccaccacagtatgactagCTAGTACACCAcgactcatctgtcagtttgtcttactgtggctgcttgcgtgttgctgtgatcaCCACTTATCTGTCAAATAATGGTTTAAATATTTTGAAGTTGGGTAAAATACATTATTTTGATTACCCCAAAGTTAAATTCATCTCAAGTAGGATAAATACATGTTTAGacaaattataatcaaactgtcaaagatgaagaattttgaAAACTGCAAGTGATCTGCAACTGATCTCACACATGGAATTTCAGTAAGATTAACATTTTATTTCTCAGCAGAAAGCATGGAGGTTTAAAGGCAGTGGGATTACATGTTTAAAGTGCTAGGGTAAATATTTCGACATAGAATTACATGCTTGACAAAATTACCCTAAAATGAAGGAAGGTCTATAAGATAAAATGAAAGGACAATAAATagtaagacaaaataaataacattggtaaagataaatgtataaacaaatgTAAAAACCAACATCATTATATTTTGCTTCTTAATTCCTCTTTTTGGTCCAAATGTCTGTGAAAGCTAAACCAAAATTAACAGATGGGATTAGATATGTTGATATTACTCAGTGTTATCTATTGAATTGTGCCCCACTCaaaaaaatgtctgtcagcttgactaggtcatgattcccagtattgtgtgattgtccaccattttgttatctgatgtgattttcctgtgtgttgtaaatcctacctctatgatgttaatgaggcaggattagaggcagttacattaatgaggcagggctcaatctacaagatgaagttgtgtcttgagtcaatctcttttgagatataacagagagaagtgaacagagagatgggagacctcataccaccaagaatctAGTGACAGGAGCAgtttgtgtcctttggactcacaccccctgcactgagaagtttctAGAGCACGTGTTACCACCAAGGGAATGGTAGGCCCTCCAGACTCAATGGGTCCTTGTTTTCCTCTTGTAAGAATACACAGCGGAGAATTTTGGGTTCAGCTCTAACaggtttattttacttgtgaaaagtaaaaggagtcagtgggggctTATGCCTCCCCAAAAGACTGATTTGAAAAGGCAAGCAAAGGTAGGGCTTATATGAGTTCGGTGGAGACaaaagagtaatgaatatttactgggtttctttcaaggggtgaGTACTTCTCAGAACTGTGGTGCATACTAATTAGGTAGCgtgtgcatctggaatccaagatggaaaccactgatattcaagatggagccctcttggcagcccttggcatcacttattatgttATATAGTACAAGCACACTGATCTTTGACACTACATGGCCATCTTTGGTAGGCTAAGGAAGGTTTAAACAGCATTCACATTTTGTTCTTCTGCTCATGCGGAGCCTGTAAAGGTGGAAGGAACTAGAAAAActctaagaaggagatagtaattcatgggttatttcaaccttatctcatgttgacagggtatGATTCTTGTTTATCCAAATTCTAGATGGTAATTTTTTAACAGTTCTTTTGTTCCACAAGCGCAATTAACTCTGTGTGTCTcaaaggggaagattgatgacaaggaccttcctctagagctgacagagaaagccttcccctggagttcatgccctgaattcagacttttgaactactagacagtgagagaataaatttttgtttgttaaagccatcagttATGCTAAAATTTATTTAACTGCTTGTTTACTAGCTTCTTATTCaccagtttaaaatattttcttagggCACTATCTATGCCAAagcaaagcagagaagaaagaaatcaaattaaATGCTAACAAATGAAAATTATCTAGTCCACTTCACATGATTTAGTACATAATAGCTAAGAATTTATTTTCACAGTAGAATTGATTGACAATAAAATGACATAAATTATTCATGTGTTCATGGGACAAAAGAACTCTTTGGCTGCAACATTATTTACGCTGCTGCTTCAGGTTTAGAAAATGTAATGGGAAAACAACTGAGAAGATGCTTGTCCTTAAAAAAATTGACAGAAACAATCACATGTTTTATTGATCAAGCGTGTATTCAAATTTATCATTGTGGAAGTATGAGAGTCTATCAAATCATATAAGTAAGCAATGCATAGGAAGAAAGAAACATTGGGGAAGGAATGACTCTTAATTTGAGATGTAAAGAAACATTGGGGAAGGAATGGATCTTAATTTGAGATGTAAAAAAGGGTTAATTTGTCTTACCATAAACAATGTAATGGCATCTGACTTAGAATTAGCCTCTGCCTTGGAACCAAAAGGAATGCatgtatatttattaaaaatattatcaagTGACATTGCCTTTGGCATTTTTTACTAAAACAAGGGTGAATATTGAATATTATATGTAAAGTTGGCATCAattattaaaaaccctgtggaagccACTTTTTACCTCTTCGTTCCTCATACTGTATATCAAACGGTTAAGCATAGGGATGATTAAAGTGCAAAACACAGAGACCATTGTGTCAGTATCATATGAGCGAGCAGATTTCAGCTGCACATACATAAATAATAGAGTCCCGTAAAACACAACCACCACTGTCAGATGAGAACCACATGTGGAGAAAACTTTTTTCCTGCTCTCGGCAGAATGCATTCAAAATATGGCTCTCAGAATCAGCAGGTAGGACAGCAGGACAACCAGGAGGGAGGATATCAAATTAAATGCTGAAAATATCATGAGCATCAATTCTATTTCTTGTGAATTTGAGCAAAGCATAGATAACAAGGGAACATCATCACAGTAGAAGTGACTGATGACATTAGAGCCACAGAAGATGGATGTAAGAGTCTTAATGGTGAACATCAGAGACTGAAGGGTACTGTAGAGATATGGAACGCCCACCAGCACATGGCAAAGTCTTTGGGACATGATAACATTGTAGAGTAGAGGGTTACAGACAGCCACATAGCAGTAATAGGCCATGGCTGAAAGGATAAAAAGTTCACTGATAGtgaacaaaatgaagaaagccatCTGTGTGGCACATGCATAATAGGAAATGGTATTTTTATCCACAACAAAATTTACTAACATCTTGGGACAAATGACAGTAGAATTACCAAGATCAATGACGGCCGGGTGTCTgatgaaaaaatacataggtGTGTGTAGGCGGGAATCCATCTTGGTCAAGATGATCATGCCCAGGTTGCCCACCACTGTGATCATGTAGATGAGGAGAAACACCCTCAAAAGCGGGTACTGCAACTCAGGGTGCCTCGTGACTCCAGTTAGAATGAATTCAGTCAGCACTGTTAGATTCTGTTGGCCCATTTGGTCCAGTTATCTTTTCTGGGAAGAAACAGAGGGTTTGGTATTAGCTTTCATGTAGTATTGTCTAAACGAGTTATAATATTTTAGGAGCAATGGAAATTTTTTCCATGcgttttgttgtttttatctgTCATGGAGTTAAGCTCGGCTCACAGTGACCAcaagcacaatggaacaaaacacagcccgctcttgcaccatccccatgatctgttttggattggacccttgtgatccatagggttctcactggctgattttcagaatttgATCACTGCGCATTTTTTCTTAGATTGTCTTAATCTGGAATCTCTACTGAAACCTGGccggcatcatagcaatacagaATGCGCTACTGACAGACACAGTGACAGTAGTGTACGAGGTGTACTGGTCAGAAATCTAACCTAGGTTTCCCATACAGAAGACTACCACTGAGTAACCAGTGATCTTTTtcttcatattgttgttgttttgtgtcatcgttgaatcatttctgactcatagcatccctataggatggaatagaactttctcataggctttccaaggctgtaatctttatgaaagcaggttgccacatgtttatcccacagagtggcttacctttctgttagcagacaagtgcttaaccactgtaaaaccagggctcctcatctgaTTTTGAAGTTGAGGTAAACTTTAGAAACTTCTATAtccctcaaaaaaagaaaaaactcattgccatggattCAATTACTATTCAAAGCAACcttatagatcagagtagaactgcctcatagagtttccaagaagcacctagtggatttgagtTTGAACCCatataaccactacactaccagggtttccacatccgAAAATAGAGGGATCCATATGTAACACATTACTCATTAAAATAACATAGATTGAATTCTAAAGTAACTCAACAGAAATTAATCTACGTTGTGACAATGAATATTGAGTTTTATGTCGATCCTCCTATTTTGCAATGTAGGTGATCCTAAAGTTTATTTTAACTTCACAAATCTGTAATGTTAATATAGAAATAGTATATTTTATCTACAAGATTACATCAAAGTTTTCCTTTAGTCCACTTCATTTTTGTCTGAGAATTTATGTGGGATTTTGATAGTTTTAGAAAAAGAAGCAGAGACAACATGAAGTTAGTGAAACTTGTTTTATAACCcactgctatggagtcgattccaacacgtagtgactctataggacaaaagagaactgcctcatagggtttccaaggcagtaatttttatggaagcagacagccacatcttaatcctgtggaacagctggtaggttccatcTGCCAACTTCCCATTTAGTAGcagagaacttaaccactgtgaaggCACAGTTTGCCCACCATAATCATGATTTAGGACATAGTCTCTTGCCATTCTGACTTCTGCTTTATTGTACTTCAAGTAATGTCAATTTGCAATGGAGTGTCAACAGACATTCCTGGGGCCCAAATAAATAGGAACTGAGTTAATGGTACTTTATTTGAGGTTTAGTAGGTGTATTTTTATGGTtcaaaaacaatagaaagtatCATTTAATAAGGTGATCTTTTTGTTATTGGAATATCTTCTAAGAACACACCTAGCAGCTGGTATGCTGAGATGTGTCTTGAATATAATTAATAAACTCtttttatatgtataaattttataattttttgacCAAGGTCAGttttatcttgaaatttttttttattccaaataaaTATTCCCGTTCATGCTTCAATTTGTATTTATAATtgcatgtcattttttaatgaaaacccCCAAATTTGTATAAGTTTCAAAACATACAAGATCTGGATATATACCTGTTATAATCTAAGCTTATAGCAGCATTCAAGGATTTTGACTACTTAATTGCATATGCTCTATTTCCTCTAATATGACAGTATGGAAGTAGTAGCTTCCATAGGAGTTTAGAATATTTATTTGGGAATTTATTACATTATGTGCTGAAAACTGTCAATTTATTTTGGGAACCACAGAATAGAGAATTTATACAGTTTAAGAGTGTGATTTTCAAATATCTTAGTGATAACTTCTGTACCTTGTTTCATGAAGTTTTACAAAGAAAGTCAGTAAATTGAAGTTGAACTACCTGATTGGAACAAATGAATCTCTTTAGTGGGATCCACTCGCTTTTCCTTTTAACCTCTTCTCACATTCATCGtccttcaatggaaacctaggaCTCTGTAAGCATGATTTTCAATTGGGACAGTAAGTGGTGTTCCAAATATTCACTGATGTAAAATGGAGAATATAATTATTATCATGTGGTATAATGCCCATGCTTGGTCTGCACAACTATTAGAAACTTCCAAGGGCCACAGGCAAAGTCTAAGTCTACAGTATGGACTAGCTGAAGTTCAGAGCTGGAGTATAGACAGATGTTTGTAAGGATGACTTTTGATCCCGAGGCTGGATGGGATTTTCAGGAGAATAGCAGGAATCCTAGAAATGTGCTAATTTTGGGTTGATTTTGCCAGCCTGAACCAGGAGATTGGGAGGCAGGATAATACTAGAGATTGGTGAGTCACCTCTGTCCCTTCTTTTTTTAGATAAGTTTTCTGTTATTTCTGCCCTCAGCTCCAATCTTTCCACGTCCTTCTTGCCTTACAGAATAAGAACTATAAACCTATGTCCTTTTGAAAACTTTATCTCAATTTGCGTATCACAAAGCCTGAAATAGTAGGATTTTCCTGTAGAATACTGGATTGAGGTAAAGAATTCAGATTTTTACTTCCAATTCTATGACTTTTAAATTTTCAATGTTCTCTAACAATTATTCTAATGTTTATTGAACCTATGAACTTCTTCAGTGTCGTTTACTACCTCTCTCCGAAGACATCTAGTTTTTACCTTTTTGGAAAAGAATATCTCTAATCTGTCCTGGACATCGAAATATGTACATTTTTCAT from the Loxodonta africana isolate mLoxAfr1 chromosome 7, mLoxAfr1.hap2, whole genome shotgun sequence genome contains:
- the LOC135232065 gene encoding olfactory receptor 8K5-like codes for the protein MGQQNLTVLTEFILTGVTRHPELQYPLLRVFLLIYMITVVGNLGMIILTKMDSRLHTPMYFFIRHPAVIDLGNSTVICPKMLVNFVVDKNTISYYACATQMAFFILFTISELFILSAMAYYCYVAVCNPLLYNVIMSQRLCHVLVGVPYLYSTLQSLMFTIKTLTSIFCGSNVISHFYCDDVPLLSMLCSNSQEIELMLMIFSAFNLISSLLVVLLSYLLILRAIF